The Hevea brasiliensis isolate MT/VB/25A 57/8 chromosome 1, ASM3005281v1, whole genome shotgun sequence genome has a window encoding:
- the LOC110665346 gene encoding chitinase 2-like, with product MELSNSNFLFLAVTILFLFFTASQGANSKLFREYIGAESESIKLSHVPINSGVDFHFILSFAIDYTSLENPSPTNGKFKAFWASSHVTPEEIALIKDNNPNVKVAVSLGGDSIGGEKAYFAPKSIESWVKNAVSSLTHMIKHYNIDGIDIDYEHFRSDPDTFSECIGRLITSLKESGTISFSSIAPYDDDGEVQSHYLVLWKHHGNAIDYVNFQFYAYDKISPSQFVKLFNKQAAHYGGGQILASFISDGSNGGLGPHNGFLEACKELKEQDKLGGIFIWSADDSSKHGFKGEKESQAFLAA from the exons ATGGAGCTCTCCAACTCCAACTTTCTCTTCCTGGCCGTCACCATCTTATTCCTTTTCTTCACCGCAAGCCAAG GTGCCAATTCCAAGCTCTTCAGGGAGTACATTGGTGCAGAATCTGAGTCCATCAAGCTCTCCCATGTGCCAATAAATTCTGGTGTGGATTTCCATTTCATTCTTTCATTTGCAATTGACTACACAAGCCTAGAAAATCCTTCACCCACAAATGGGAAATTCAAAGCCTTTTGGGCATCTAGCCATGTCACCCCTGAAGAAATTGCCTTAATAAAGGATAATAACCCTAATGTCAAGGTTGCTGTGAGCTTGGGTGGAGACAGTATTGGTGGTGAGAAAGCATATTTTGCTCCAAAGTCTATAGAATCTTGGGTAAAAAATGCCGTATCTTCACTAACTCATATGATAAAACATTACAACATAGATGGAATTGATATTGACTATGAACACTTCAGATCAGATCCTGATACATTCTCTGAATGCATCGGACGGCTGATAACTAGTCTAAAAGAAAGTGGGACcatatcattttcttcaattGCGCCCTATGATGATGATGGGGAGGTCCAAAGCCATTACTTGGTACTATGGAAACACCATGGGAATGCAATTGACTATGTGAACTTCCAATTTTATGCCTATGACAAGATTAGTCCATCTCAATTTGTAAAGCTTTTTAATAAACAAGCTGCTCATTATGGTGGAGGTCAGATCTTGGCTAGCTTCATTTCTGATGGTAGTAATGGAGGTTTGGGCCCTCATAATGGGTTTTTGGAAGCCTGCAAGGAATTAAAGGAGCAAGACAAATTGGGGGGAATCTTCATATGGAGTGCTGATGATTCCAGCAAGCATGGGTTTAAAGGTGAAAAGGAATCTCAGGCCTTCTTAGCTGCTTGA